In one Ornithorhynchus anatinus isolate Pmale09 chromosome 19, mOrnAna1.pri.v4, whole genome shotgun sequence genomic region, the following are encoded:
- the PNRC1 gene encoding proline-rich nuclear receptor coactivator 1, whose protein sequence is MTVVSVPLREPPFFGGRLAPPLSFSARGYFGPVPLVAAAPPPFRLPDPRGLPLPLLLHRPPPPMPAACRLPPGHPRPAPKKRRKKKIRPGPAQRGERRDLPAGPSPGGSPATSSSQPEKEVSKTKMGKPEKATIPHGQLVHRHLCEQPKITRQKSKFNTSLTKIASAKRNENNFWQDSMSSEIIQKQEKKPFKNTENIRKMQVKKPAFLSEASQKENYAGAKFSDPPSPSVLPKPPRHWMGSTSENFNQSKELIAVHLKTLLKVQA, encoded by the exons ATGACCGTGGTGTCGGTCCCCCTCCGGGAGCCGCCGTTTTTTGGCGGCCGCCTGGCTCCTCCCCTGAGCTTCTCCGCGCGGGGCTACTTCGGTCCCGTCCCGCTGGTGGCGGCGGCCCCGCCGCCGTTCCGGCTGCCGGACCCGCGGGGGCTGCCGCTGCCCCTGCTGCTCCATCGCCCCCCGCCGCCGATGCCCGCCGCCTGCCGCCTGCCCCCCGGACACCCCCGGCCCGCGCCGAAGAAGCGGAGGAAGAAAAagatccggcccggcccggcgcagCGCGGGGAGCGGCGGGACCTTCCGGCGGGGCCGAGCCCCGGCGGGTCGCCCGCGACGTCCTCCTCGCAGCCGGAGAAGgag GTTTCTAAAACAAAGATGGGAAAGCCAGAGAAGGCAACGATTCCCCACGGTCAGCTTGTTCACCGACACTTGTGTGAACAACCAAAGATAACCCGACAGAAAAGCAAGTTTAACACATCTTTAACCAAGATCGCCTCTGCAAAAAGAAACGAAAATAACTTTTGGCAGGATTCCATGTCATCTGAGATCATTCAGAAGCAAGAGAAGAAGCCTTTTAAAAATACCGAGAACATCAGAAAGATGCAAGTAAAGAAACCAGCCTTTCTATCTGAAGCGAGTCAGAAGGAAAATTATGCTGGAGCAAAGTTTAGTGATCCGCCATCTCCCAGTGTCCTTCCAAAGCCGCCCCGGCATTGGATGGGAAGCACGTCTGAAAATTTCAACCAAAGCAAGGAGCTGATCGCCGTACACTTAAAAACTCTCCTTAAAGTTCAAGCTTAA